In Candidatus Margulisiibacteriota bacterium, a single genomic region encodes these proteins:
- a CDS encoding NAD-dependent epimerase/dehydratase family protein, with protein sequence MTADHLKSYEGKTVLVTGGAGAIGTNLCSALSDAGAKLVVVLDDLSSGYTWNVPQKKGLMFVKGDTADDVYLKRVFFEKPDIVFHLAAFFANQNSVDYPEKDLQTNGFGILKVLEYSLFNGVKRVVYASSGCSIYGSSAPMPLREEFMSMNLTTPYQITKMLGELYCNFFFNHYKLPVVKTRFFNSYGPGEVPGQYRNVIPNFIYWAMKGEALPITGTGEETRDFTYVGDLVDGLLRAGHFESAVGQEFNLASGKETSIISLAKMINEHTGNKAGIRLIQRRKWDTKPRLLASVEKAGKLVSYKPQMPFDRGLANTIEWFRNNWKHIESSASFGPGVSSAVRDK encoded by the coding sequence ATGACAGCCGACCATTTGAAAAGCTACGAGGGAAAGACCGTTCTTGTTACGGGAGGAGCAGGCGCCATAGGGACCAATCTCTGCTCGGCTTTGAGCGACGCAGGGGCAAAACTTGTGGTGGTCCTGGACGACCTTTCCTCGGGTTATACCTGGAATGTCCCCCAAAAGAAGGGCTTGATGTTCGTTAAGGGGGATACCGCCGATGATGTGTACCTAAAGAGGGTGTTCTTTGAAAAACCCGATATTGTTTTCCATCTGGCGGCTTTTTTTGCCAACCAGAACTCAGTTGACTATCCCGAAAAAGACCTGCAGACTAACGGATTTGGCATACTAAAGGTGCTTGAGTACAGCCTCTTTAACGGCGTTAAGAGGGTGGTGTATGCGTCTTCCGGCTGCTCCATCTACGGGAGCTCCGCGCCAATGCCCCTCAGGGAAGAGTTCATGTCGATGAACCTGACCACCCCTTACCAGATCACCAAGATGCTCGGCGAACTCTACTGCAATTTCTTTTTTAACCATTACAAACTGCCCGTGGTAAAGACGCGCTTTTTTAATTCCTACGGCCCCGGCGAGGTCCCGGGCCAGTACAGGAATGTGATCCCGAACTTTATTTATTGGGCGATGAAGGGAGAGGCTCTTCCCATTACAGGCACCGGGGAAGAGACGCGGGATTTTACATATGTGGGCGACCTGGTGGACGGGCTGCTGCGGGCCGGCCACTTTGAAAGCGCGGTAGGCCAGGAGTTCAATCTGGCTTCGGGTAAAGAGACCAGCATCATCAGCCTGGCAAAAATGATAAACGAGCACACAGGCAACAAAGCCGGCATCAGGTTGATCCAGAGAAGAAAATGGGATACCAAGCCCCGGCTGCTTGCCTCGGTGGAAAAAGCCGGCAAACTGGTAAGCTATAAACCGCAAATGCCCTTTGACAGAGGGCTTGCAAACACTATCGAATGGTTCAGGAACAACTGGAAGCACATTGAATCAAGCGCTTCTTTCGGTCCGGGAGTATCTTCTGCCGTAAGGGACAAGTAA
- a CDS encoding glycosyltransferase family 4 protein yields MKKILFYSGSKESGGAEHYLSVISSRIPRDRYLPVLASNLDPLRFFFLLKREKPDLVHFNLGLPIHCAANLLVSGLFRGVKITATVHSVAAQSSRFPFLSRLKKLIALASLRGVQRFICVSQNSKETFCRNYGISTDKVAVIYNGVDMPPDAAFGTSGGTVVIGTVCRLVKNKGLEVLLKAFSLLLKDLSCVRLLLVGDGPKRKELEGMSKQLGIESKVTFTGHAKNILPLLCGMDIFVMPSLSESLPFSLLEAMAAGRAVISTDVGGIRELIKEGENGYVVPPGDPDKLSDAASKLLADPAKSSALAIAAKRTIAEKFSIDSMMRGTEQFFDEA; encoded by the coding sequence TTGAAAAAGATACTTTTTTACTCCGGCTCAAAGGAATCAGGGGGAGCGGAGCACTATCTGTCCGTTATATCAAGCCGCATCCCGCGCGACAGATATCTTCCGGTACTTGCGTCAAATCTGGATCCCCTGCGGTTCTTTTTCCTGCTTAAGAGAGAAAAGCCGGATCTGGTGCATTTTAACCTCGGGCTTCCCATCCACTGCGCAGCCAATCTGTTGGTCAGCGGTTTATTTAGAGGTGTGAAGATCACGGCCACGGTCCACTCTGTAGCAGCACAGTCCTCCAGGTTCCCTTTTCTTTCCCGGCTAAAGAAACTGATCGCGTTGGCCTCGCTCAGGGGTGTGCAAAGATTTATTTGCGTATCCCAAAACAGCAAAGAAACATTCTGCCGCAACTATGGTATTTCTACGGACAAAGTTGCCGTCATCTATAACGGCGTTGATATGCCGCCCGACGCAGCTTTTGGAACTTCCGGCGGGACTGTGGTAATAGGAACAGTGTGCAGGCTTGTAAAGAATAAGGGGCTTGAAGTTCTTTTGAAGGCCTTTTCCCTGCTTCTAAAGGACCTTTCATGCGTCAGGCTTTTGCTGGTAGGGGACGGGCCAAAAAGAAAAGAGCTTGAAGGGATGTCTAAACAACTTGGGATAGAAAGCAAGGTCACATTTACCGGGCATGCAAAAAACATCCTTCCTCTTTTGTGCGGCATGGACATCTTTGTCATGCCTTCTTTGTCAGAGTCACTTCCGTTCTCGCTTCTGGAGGCTATGGCTGCTGGAAGGGCGGTCATTTCGACAGATGTGGGGGGAATAAGGGAATTGATAAAAGAAGGGGAGAACGGGTACGTTGTCCCACCGGGGGATCCGGACAAGCTTAGTGATGCGGCATCTAAACTCCTGGCAGACCCTGCAAAGAGTTCCGCTCTGGCAATAGCCGCCAAAAGAACAATTGCCGAAAAGTTTTCAATAGATTCTATGATGCGTGGAACGGAACAGTTTTTTGATGAGGCATAG